From a region of the Xanthomonas rydalmerensis genome:
- a CDS encoding mechanosensitive ion channel family protein, producing MQSWLTALTAATTAAPAARAARPFDWRTLDWAQYALNWGVAILILMVGMWIAKRLSEWLRRALLRARVETTLSNFLRNVAYALMLVLVLVTALQKIGVPPTSLFAVLGAAGLAVGLALKDSLSNIASGVMLIVLRPMRDGDHVVVAGQEGVVDEIRIFQTRIRTFDERMVTLPNSTITTAPIVNYSTLPNRRLEITVGVGYGDDLKKAQELLLQIAQENPNILKTPAPFVQVTNLGESTVDLMLFGYAKNSDFGAAKSSTLEQIRNQLLENGLSIPYPQRDLHVYHHDADGRPIAELLTKGVTDDGETKPGPPLAR from the coding sequence ATGCAGTCGTGGCTGACGGCACTGACGGCGGCCACGACCGCTGCGCCTGCGGCGCGGGCGGCGCGCCCGTTCGACTGGCGGACGCTGGACTGGGCTCAGTACGCGCTCAACTGGGGCGTGGCGATCCTGATCCTGATGGTCGGGATGTGGATCGCCAAACGCCTGAGCGAATGGCTGCGCAGAGCGCTGCTGCGGGCGCGGGTGGAAACCACGCTCAGCAACTTCCTGCGCAACGTCGCCTATGCGTTGATGCTGGTGCTGGTGCTGGTCACCGCGCTGCAGAAGATCGGCGTACCGCCGACCTCGCTGTTCGCCGTGCTCGGCGCCGCCGGCCTGGCAGTGGGCCTGGCGCTGAAGGACTCGCTGTCCAATATCGCCTCCGGGGTGATGCTGATCGTGCTGCGGCCGATGCGCGATGGCGACCACGTGGTGGTGGCTGGGCAGGAAGGCGTGGTCGACGAGATCCGTATCTTCCAGACCCGCATCCGCACCTTCGACGAGCGCATGGTGACCCTGCCCAACAGCACCATCACCACCGCGCCGATCGTCAACTACAGCACCCTGCCCAACCGGCGCCTGGAGATCACCGTCGGCGTCGGCTACGGCGACGACCTGAAGAAGGCGCAGGAGTTGTTGCTGCAGATCGCGCAGGAGAATCCGAACATCCTGAAGACGCCCGCCCCGTTCGTGCAGGTCACCAACCTGGGCGAGAGCACGGTGGACCTGATGTTATTCGGCTATGCCAAGAACAGCGATTTCGGCGCGGCCAAGAGCAGCACGCTGGAGCAGATCCGCAACCAGCTGCTGGAGAACGGGCTGAGCATTCCGTATCCGCAGCGCGACCTGCACGTGTACCACCACGATGCCGACGGCCGCCCGATCGCGGAATTGTTGACCAAAGGCGTCACCGACGACGGCGAGACCAAGCCGGGGCCGCCGCTGGCGCGCTGA
- a CDS encoding DUF1249 domain-containing protein, protein MQHAMTRSERIPRLSRFGWLMGLYAENYLHLNRLFVPADLEAGSYVSSIGDGLDLRLDVIERHRYTVELRLTYDLCDPLTGEPDPSAYVRLYLDARQAETTHCYVGRRWQDVMGLYPPPAELISHRMRMNTFLGKWLEYLAERGHGVATLRPAPPLPRDAATPAV, encoded by the coding sequence ATGCAGCACGCCATGACCCGCAGCGAACGCATCCCCCGGCTCAGCCGTTTCGGCTGGCTGATGGGGCTGTACGCCGAAAACTATCTGCACCTGAACCGCCTGTTCGTGCCGGCCGACCTCGAGGCCGGCAGCTACGTGTCCAGCATCGGCGACGGCCTGGACCTGCGCCTGGATGTGATCGAGCGGCACCGCTACACCGTCGAACTGCGCCTGACCTACGACCTGTGCGATCCGCTGACCGGGGAGCCGGACCCATCGGCCTACGTGCGCCTGTACCTGGACGCGCGCCAGGCTGAGACGACGCATTGCTACGTCGGCCGCCGCTGGCAGGACGTGATGGGGCTGTACCCGCCGCCGGCGGAGCTGATCAGCCACCGCATGCGCATGAACACCTTCCTCGGCAAATGGCTGGAGTACCTGGCCGAGCGCGGCCACGGCGTGGCCACGCTGCGACCGGCGCCGCCCCTGCCGCGCGACGCCGCGACGCCGGCCGTTTAA
- a CDS encoding 8-oxo-dGTP diphosphatase, whose amino-acid sequence MPYTPIVATLGYVLSPDRTQVLLVHRNARPGDHHLGKYNGLGGKVEADEDVLACMRREILEEAGITCEALQLRGTISWPGFGKHGEDWLGFVFLIEAYTGEPFAENAEGTLAWVPIAQMDTLPLWEGDRHFLPLVFDGDPRPFHGVMPYRDGRMQSWRYSRV is encoded by the coding sequence ATGCCTTACACCCCCATCGTCGCCACCTTGGGCTACGTGCTCTCGCCCGACCGTACCCAGGTGCTGCTGGTCCACCGCAATGCCCGGCCCGGCGACCATCACCTGGGCAAGTACAACGGTCTTGGCGGCAAGGTGGAGGCGGACGAGGACGTGCTGGCCTGCATGCGCCGCGAGATCCTGGAAGAGGCCGGCATCACCTGCGAGGCGCTGCAATTGCGCGGCACCATCAGCTGGCCGGGGTTCGGCAAGCACGGCGAGGACTGGCTGGGTTTCGTGTTCCTGATCGAGGCTTACACGGGCGAGCCGTTCGCCGAGAACGCGGAGGGCACGTTGGCCTGGGTGCCGATCGCGCAGATGGACACGCTGCCGCTGTGGGAGGGCGACCGTCACTTCCTGCCGCTGGTGTTCGACGGCGACCCGCGCCCGTTCCACGGGGTCATGCCGTACCGCGACGGGCGCATGCAGTCCTGGCGCTATTCGCGGGTCTGA
- a CDS encoding Nramp family divalent metal transporter, which translates to MHASVAVPRNGLGWRRFLAFLGPGYMVSVGYMDPGNWATDIAGGSHFGYLLLSVILLSNLMAIVLQGLAARLGIATGLDLAQACRAHYSKPVNFLLWLACEAAIVACDLAEVIGTAIALKLLFGIPLTAGAIITSIDALLVLFLMRRGFRALEAFVIALLMVIFACFLVQIVLAAPPLREVLTGFIPRTQVVTDPAALYLAIGIIGATVMPHNLYLHSSIVQTRAYERTDQGRRSALRWALADSTIALSLALFVNAAILILAAAVFHAHGRTDVQEIEQAHELLAPMLGVGLASTLFAVALLASGINSTVTATLAGQIVMEGFLHLRLPPWARRLLTRGLAIVPVVAVTSLYGEQGTAKLLVLSQVVLSMQLPFAVIPLVRFVTDKPRMGPLVVRRGLAWLAWGIAALIVVLNLKLLIDTLLH; encoded by the coding sequence ATGCATGCCAGCGTCGCCGTGCCACGCAACGGCCTTGGCTGGCGCCGCTTCCTGGCCTTCCTCGGGCCCGGCTACATGGTCTCGGTCGGCTACATGGATCCGGGCAACTGGGCGACCGACATCGCCGGCGGCTCGCACTTCGGCTATCTGCTGCTGTCGGTGATCCTGCTCTCCAACCTGATGGCGATCGTGCTGCAGGGGCTGGCCGCGCGCCTGGGCATCGCCACCGGCCTGGATCTGGCCCAGGCCTGCCGCGCGCACTATTCCAAGCCGGTGAACTTCCTGCTGTGGCTGGCCTGCGAGGCGGCCATCGTCGCCTGCGACCTGGCCGAGGTGATCGGCACCGCGATCGCGTTGAAGCTGCTGTTCGGCATCCCGCTCACCGCCGGCGCGATCATCACCTCGATCGACGCGCTGCTGGTGCTGTTCCTGATGCGCCGCGGCTTTCGCGCGCTGGAAGCGTTCGTGATCGCCCTGCTGATGGTGATCTTCGCCTGCTTCCTGGTGCAGATCGTGCTGGCCGCGCCGCCGCTGCGCGAGGTGCTGACCGGCTTCATCCCGCGCACGCAGGTGGTCACCGACCCGGCCGCGCTGTACCTGGCGATCGGCATCATCGGCGCGACGGTGATGCCGCACAACCTGTACCTGCATTCCTCGATCGTGCAGACCCGCGCCTACGAGCGCACCGATCAGGGCCGCCGCTCGGCGCTGCGCTGGGCGCTGGCCGACAGCACCATCGCGCTGAGCCTGGCGCTGTTCGTCAACGCCGCGATCCTGATCCTGGCCGCCGCGGTATTCCATGCGCACGGCCGCACCGACGTGCAGGAAATCGAACAGGCCCACGAACTGCTGGCGCCGATGCTCGGCGTCGGCCTGGCCTCGACCCTGTTCGCGGTGGCGCTGCTGGCCTCCGGCATCAATTCCACCGTCACCGCCACCCTGGCCGGGCAGATCGTGATGGAAGGCTTCCTGCACCTGCGCCTGCCGCCATGGGCGCGGCGCCTGCTGACCCGCGGCCTGGCGATCGTGCCGGTGGTGGCGGTGACCTCGCTGTACGGCGAACAGGGCACCGCCAAGCTGCTGGTGCTGAGCCAGGTGGTGCTGTCGATGCAGTTGCCGTTCGCGGTGATCCCGCTGGTGCGCTTCGTCACCGACAAGCCTCGGATGGGTCCGCTGGTCGTGCGCCGCGGGCTGGCCTGGCTGGCCTGGGGGATCGCTGCGCTGATCGTGGTGCTGAACCTGAAGCTGCTCATCGACACGCTGCTGCACTGA
- the ppsA gene encoding phosphoenolpyruvate synthase, producing MNENILWLHELRLADLARVGGKNSSLGEMIGNLAGLGVSVPGGFATTAEAFKAFVAHNDLYQRIFDKLATLDVEDVGALTAAGKEIRGWVIDAPLQPELDQAIREAYAQLCSENGGGDVAVAVRSSATAEDLPDASFAGQQETFLNVTGADDVVHKVKEVFASLYNDRAIAYRVHHGFKHEDVFLSAGVQLMVRSGVGSSGVLFTLDTESGFRDVVFVTSSFGLGEMVVQGAVNPDEFYVYKPTLKAGKPAILRRSLGSKLIRMVYSDVPGERVRIEDTPAELRNTFSINDEDVQELAKQALVIEQHYQRPMDIEWAKDGVSGKLFIVQARPETVKSRGHATQIERFALQQRGEVIAEGRAIGQKIGAGVARVVRSLDDMNRVQPGDVLVADMTDPDWEPVMKRASAIVTNRGGRTCHAAIIARELGVPAVVGTGNAMELVEDGKEVTVSCAEGDTGYIYGERLPFERTTTDLGNMPPAPLKIMMNVANPERAFDFGQLPNAGIGLARLEMIIAAHIGIHPNALLEYAKQDAATKKKIDAKIAGYADPVSFYVNRLAEGIATLTASVAPHPVIVRLSDFKSNEYANLIGGSNYEPHEENPMIGFRGASRYVDPSFAAAFALECKAVLKVRNEMGLDNMWVMIPFVRTLEEGRKVVEVLASNGLRQGENGLKIIMMCEVPSNALLAEEFLEIFDGFSIGSNDLTQLTLGLDRDSSIVAHLFDERNPAVKKMLSMAIKAARAKGKYVGICGQGPSDHPDLAEWLMQEGIESVSLNPDTVVDTWLRLAKLKSQG from the coding sequence TTGAACGAGAACATCCTGTGGTTGCATGAGCTGCGCCTGGCCGACCTGGCTCGCGTTGGTGGCAAGAATTCCTCCCTCGGCGAAATGATCGGCAACCTGGCGGGCCTCGGCGTGTCCGTGCCGGGCGGCTTCGCCACCACTGCCGAAGCGTTCAAGGCCTTCGTCGCCCACAACGATCTGTACCAGCGCATCTTCGACAAGCTGGCTACGCTGGACGTGGAAGACGTGGGCGCACTGACCGCCGCCGGCAAGGAAATCCGCGGCTGGGTGATCGACGCGCCGCTGCAGCCGGAACTGGACCAGGCGATCCGCGAGGCCTATGCGCAGCTATGCAGCGAGAACGGCGGCGGCGACGTGGCCGTGGCGGTGCGCTCCTCGGCGACCGCCGAAGACCTGCCCGACGCCAGCTTCGCCGGCCAGCAGGAGACCTTCCTCAACGTGACCGGCGCCGACGATGTCGTGCACAAGGTCAAGGAAGTCTTCGCCAGCCTCTACAACGATCGCGCCATCGCCTACCGCGTGCACCACGGCTTCAAGCACGAGGACGTGTTCCTTTCGGCCGGCGTGCAGTTGATGGTGCGCTCCGGCGTCGGCTCCTCCGGCGTGCTGTTCACCCTGGACACCGAATCCGGTTTCCGTGACGTGGTGTTCGTTACCTCGAGCTTCGGCCTCGGCGAGATGGTCGTGCAGGGCGCGGTCAATCCCGACGAGTTCTACGTCTACAAGCCCACCCTCAAGGCCGGCAAGCCGGCGATCCTGCGCCGTTCGCTGGGCAGCAAGCTGATCCGCATGGTGTATTCGGACGTGCCCGGCGAGCGCGTGCGCATCGAGGACACCCCGGCCGAACTGCGCAACACCTTCTCGATCAACGACGAGGATGTGCAGGAACTGGCCAAGCAGGCGCTGGTGATCGAGCAGCACTACCAGCGGCCGATGGACATCGAGTGGGCGAAGGACGGCGTCAGCGGCAAGCTGTTCATCGTGCAGGCGCGCCCGGAAACGGTGAAGTCGCGCGGCCACGCCACTCAGATCGAACGCTTCGCGCTGCAGCAGCGCGGCGAGGTGATCGCCGAAGGCCGTGCCATCGGCCAGAAGATCGGCGCCGGCGTCGCCCGCGTGGTACGCAGCTTGGACGACATGAACCGGGTGCAGCCCGGCGACGTGCTGGTCGCGGACATGACCGATCCCGATTGGGAGCCGGTGATGAAGCGCGCCTCGGCGATCGTCACCAACCGCGGCGGCCGCACCTGCCACGCGGCGATCATCGCCCGCGAGCTGGGCGTGCCGGCGGTGGTCGGTACCGGCAACGCGATGGAGCTGGTCGAGGACGGCAAGGAAGTGACGGTCAGCTGCGCCGAAGGCGACACCGGCTACATCTATGGCGAGCGCCTGCCGTTCGAGCGCACCACCACGGACCTGGGCAACATGCCGCCGGCGCCGCTGAAGATCATGATGAACGTGGCCAACCCGGAGCGCGCGTTCGATTTCGGCCAGCTGCCCAATGCCGGCATCGGCCTGGCGCGCCTGGAAATGATCATCGCCGCGCACATCGGCATCCATCCCAATGCGCTGCTGGAATACGCCAAGCAGGATGCGGCGACCAAGAAGAAGATCGACGCGAAGATCGCCGGTTACGCCGACCCGGTGAGCTTCTACGTCAACCGCCTCGCCGAAGGCATCGCCACGCTGACCGCGTCGGTGGCGCCGCACCCGGTGATCGTGCGCCTGTCGGACTTCAAGTCCAACGAGTACGCCAACCTGATCGGCGGCAGCAACTACGAACCGCACGAAGAGAACCCGATGATCGGCTTCCGCGGTGCCAGCCGCTACGTCGACCCGAGCTTCGCTGCGGCGTTCGCGCTGGAATGCAAGGCCGTGCTCAAGGTCCGCAACGAGATGGGCCTGGACAACATGTGGGTCATGATTCCGTTCGTGCGCACCCTCGAGGAAGGCCGCAAGGTCGTCGAGGTGTTGGCCAGCAACGGTCTGCGCCAGGGCGAGAACGGCCTGAAGATCATCATGATGTGCGAGGTGCCGTCGAACGCGCTGCTGGCCGAGGAATTCCTGGAGATCTTCGACGGCTTCTCGATCGGCTCCAACGATCTCACCCAGCTCACCCTGGGCCTGGACCGCGACTCCTCGATCGTGGCGCACCTGTTCGACGAGCGCAATCCGGCGGTCAAGAAGATGCTGTCGATGGCGATCAAGGCCGCGCGCGCCAAGGGCAAGTACGTGGGCATCTGCGGCCAGGGCCCGTCGGATCACCCGGACCTGGCCGAGTGGCTGATGCAGGAAGGCATCGAGTCGGTGTCGCTGAATCCAGACACCGTGGTCGACACCTGGCTGCGCCTGGCCAAGCTCAAGAGCCAGGGGTGA
- the orn gene encoding oligoribonuclease encodes MAQAHVANDRLIWIDLEMTGLDTDRDSIIEIATVVTDAQLNVLAEGPEFAIAHPLQTLEAMDEWNRNQHRHSGLWQRVLDSQVTLAQAEAETMAFLTQWCKPGTSPMCGNSICQDRRFLHRQMPRLERFFHYRNLDVSTLKELARRWAPAVSAGLTKTSSHTALSDVHDSIDELRYYRPFMGRLGGQGEG; translated from the coding sequence ATGGCGCAAGCGCACGTGGCGAACGATCGGCTGATCTGGATCGATCTGGAAATGACCGGCTTGGATACCGATCGCGATTCGATCATCGAAATCGCCACGGTGGTGACCGACGCGCAGCTCAACGTGCTGGCCGAAGGCCCGGAGTTCGCCATCGCCCATCCGCTGCAGACGCTGGAGGCGATGGACGAGTGGAACCGCAACCAGCACCGCCATTCCGGTCTGTGGCAGCGCGTGCTCGACAGCCAGGTCACGCTGGCGCAGGCCGAGGCCGAGACCATGGCGTTCCTGACCCAGTGGTGCAAGCCCGGCACCTCGCCGATGTGCGGCAACTCGATCTGCCAGGACCGGCGTTTCCTGCACCGGCAGATGCCGCGGCTGGAGCGGTTCTTCCACTACCGCAATCTTGACGTGTCGACGTTGAAGGAACTGGCGCGGCGCTGGGCGCCGGCGGTGTCGGCCGGCCTGACCAAGACCTCCTCGCATACCGCGCTCAGCGACGTGCACGATTCCATCGACGAACTGCGCTACTACCGTCCCTTCATGGGCAGGCTGGGCGGGCAGGGCGAGGGCTGA
- a CDS encoding ATP-binding protein → MSSSDAPEKRVLVYTPIGRDGPASVELLRRGGVVACHCLDLGMLVRELHVGAAAVFLAEEGLFGADTSALFAWADAQPAWSDLPFVVLTSHQEQPFVVAWRRKLVGALRNVALLERPVQTITFTSTIKAALRARARQYEVRTLLQAQASAAAQLEAQVVARTRELEEANRLLRRQMDERARVEETLRQAQKIEALGQLTGGVAHDFNNLLMVISGGLAMLDSQSDPAIRKRLMDGMQKAAQRGAGLTRQLLAFSRRQELKPEPIDLSRQIGGMRELLDRSLRGDVHVDFDLADDLWPVEVDPGELELVVLNLAVNARDAMPNGGTIVVRARNLPGAVATDPDFIRLSIIDDGSGMAPEVKARVFEPFYTTKDIGKGSGLGLAQVHGFVQQSGGSIHIDSEPGRGTAIHLLLPRSHRAPVQEDRHLVDLQVVRDEPGQAGCVLLVEDDDEVAALVGEMLRQLGYEVVRAASAGAALGALANGRVVDIVFSDIMMPGGMNGLELVQEIRMRRGALPVLLTSGYAEAAKSAAEAQGVQILSKPYRLDELANALQQVRANAGMAGRSDTASLC, encoded by the coding sequence GCGTCGCGGCGGGGTGGTGGCGTGCCACTGTTTAGACCTGGGCATGCTGGTGCGCGAGCTGCACGTCGGCGCGGCGGCGGTGTTCCTGGCCGAGGAGGGACTGTTCGGCGCGGACACCTCGGCGCTGTTCGCCTGGGCCGACGCGCAGCCGGCCTGGTCGGACCTGCCGTTCGTGGTGCTGACCAGCCACCAGGAGCAGCCGTTCGTGGTCGCATGGCGGCGCAAGCTGGTGGGTGCGCTGCGCAACGTGGCGCTGCTCGAACGCCCGGTGCAAACGATCACCTTCACCAGCACCATCAAGGCCGCATTGCGCGCACGGGCGCGGCAATACGAGGTGCGCACGCTGCTGCAGGCGCAGGCGTCGGCCGCCGCGCAGCTGGAGGCGCAGGTGGTGGCGCGCACGCGCGAGCTGGAGGAGGCCAATCGGCTGTTGCGCCGGCAGATGGACGAACGCGCGCGGGTCGAGGAGACCCTGCGCCAGGCGCAGAAGATCGAGGCGCTGGGCCAGTTGACCGGCGGCGTCGCGCACGATTTCAACAACCTGCTGATGGTGATCTCCGGTGGCCTGGCGATGCTCGACAGTCAGAGCGATCCGGCGATCCGCAAACGCTTGATGGACGGCATGCAGAAGGCCGCACAGCGCGGCGCCGGGCTGACCCGGCAACTGCTGGCGTTCTCGCGCCGGCAGGAACTCAAGCCCGAGCCGATCGACCTGTCGCGGCAGATCGGCGGCATGCGCGAGTTGCTGGACCGCAGTCTGCGTGGCGACGTGCACGTGGATTTCGATCTGGCCGACGACCTGTGGCCGGTCGAAGTGGACCCAGGTGAACTGGAACTGGTGGTGCTGAACCTGGCCGTGAACGCGCGCGATGCAATGCCCAACGGCGGCACCATCGTGGTACGGGCGCGCAACCTGCCTGGCGCCGTCGCCACCGACCCGGATTTCATCCGCCTGTCGATCATCGACGACGGCAGCGGCATGGCGCCGGAGGTGAAGGCGCGGGTGTTCGAGCCGTTCTACACCACCAAGGACATCGGCAAGGGCTCCGGCCTGGGCCTGGCCCAGGTGCATGGTTTCGTGCAGCAGTCGGGCGGTTCCATCCACATCGACAGCGAGCCGGGGCGCGGCACGGCGATCCATCTGCTGTTGCCGCGCTCGCACCGTGCGCCAGTGCAAGAAGATCGGCACCTGGTGGACCTCCAGGTCGTTCGAGATGAGCCCGGCCAGGCCGGCTGCGTGCTGCTGGTGGAGGACGACGACGAAGTCGCCGCGCTGGTCGGGGAGATGTTGCGCCAACTCGGCTACGAGGTCGTCCGCGCGGCCAGTGCGGGCGCGGCGCTGGGTGCGCTGGCCAACGGCCGCGTGGTGGACATCGTGTTCTCCGACATCATGATGCCCGGCGGCATGAACGGCCTGGAGCTGGTGCAGGAAATCCGCATGCGGCGTGGCGCGCTGCCGGTCCTGCTCACCAGCGGCTATGCCGAAGCGGCGAAGTCCGCGGCAGAGGCGCAAGGGGTGCAGATCCTGTCCAAACCCTACCGGCTGGACGAACTGGCCAACGCGCTGCAGCAAGTGCGGGCCAATGCCGGCATGGCCGGCAGATCGGACACCGCTTCGCTGTGTTAA
- the mntR gene encoding manganese-binding transcriptional regulator MntR: MQKSGKSMAPPAVLLDAEVQVESFRQVREAHRLELIEDYVELISDLLADGGEARQVDIAARLGVAQPTVAKMLKRLVKGGWVVQRPYRGVFLTPEGEALAAASRQRHQTVEQFLLALGIDADTARRDAEGIEHHVSEATLAVFAEFVRKHGASR; encoded by the coding sequence ATGCAGAAAAGCGGGAAGTCGATGGCGCCGCCGGCGGTGCTGCTCGACGCCGAAGTGCAGGTCGAAAGCTTCCGCCAGGTGCGCGAGGCGCACCGCCTGGAGCTGATCGAGGACTACGTGGAGCTGATTTCCGACCTCCTCGCCGATGGCGGCGAAGCGCGGCAGGTGGATATCGCCGCGCGCCTGGGCGTGGCCCAGCCGACCGTGGCCAAGATGCTCAAGCGCCTGGTCAAGGGCGGCTGGGTGGTGCAGCGCCCCTACCGTGGCGTGTTCCTCACCCCTGAGGGCGAGGCGCTGGCCGCGGCCAGCCGGCAGCGCCACCAGACCGTGGAGCAGTTCCTGCTGGCCTTGGGCATCGACGCCGACACCGCGCGCCGCGATGCCGAGGGCATCGAGCATCACGTCAGCGAAGCGACGCTAGCGGTGTTCGCCGAATTCGTGCGCAAGCACGGCGCGTCGCGATGA
- the ppsR gene encoding posphoenolpyruvate synthetase regulatory kinase/phosphorylase PpsR, which yields MSTIRPVFYVSDGTGITAETIGHSLLTQFSGFSFVTDRMSFVDDPEKARDAAQRIHAAGERYQVRPIVVNSCVDPQLSMLLAESGALMLDVFAPFIEPLERELNAPRHSRVGQAHGLVDFETYHRRINAMNFALAHDDGIALTYDEADVILVAVSRAGKTPTCIYLALHYGVRAANYPLTDEDLESDRLPPRLRAYRNKLFGLTIDPERLQQIRQERRPNSRYSSAETCRREVAAAETMFRMERIPTLSTTHTSIEEISSKVLTTLGLQREMF from the coding sequence ATGTCGACGATCAGACCGGTGTTCTACGTGTCCGATGGAACCGGTATCACCGCTGAAACCATTGGGCATAGCCTGCTCACCCAGTTCAGCGGTTTCAGCTTCGTCACCGACCGCATGTCGTTCGTCGACGATCCGGAAAAAGCCCGTGACGCGGCGCAGCGCATCCATGCCGCGGGCGAGCGCTATCAGGTTCGGCCGATCGTGGTCAACTCCTGCGTCGATCCGCAACTGAGCATGTTGCTGGCCGAGAGCGGGGCGCTGATGCTCGACGTGTTCGCGCCCTTCATCGAGCCGCTGGAGCGCGAATTGAACGCGCCGCGGCACTCGCGGGTGGGGCAGGCGCACGGTCTGGTCGATTTCGAGACCTACCACCGCCGCATCAACGCGATGAACTTCGCACTCGCGCACGACGACGGCATCGCGCTCACCTACGACGAGGCCGACGTGATCCTGGTGGCGGTCTCGCGCGCGGGCAAGACGCCGACCTGCATCTACCTGGCACTGCATTACGGCGTGCGCGCGGCCAACTATCCGTTGACCGACGAGGATCTGGAGAGCGATCGGTTGCCGCCGCGGTTGCGCGCCTACCGCAACAAGCTGTTCGGGCTGACCATCGATCCGGAACGGTTGCAGCAGATTCGCCAGGAGCGGCGGCCGAATTCGCGCTACTCCAGTGCGGAGACCTGCCGGCGCGAAGTGGCGGCCGCCGAAACCATGTTCCGCATGGAGCGGATTCCGACCCTGAGCACCACGCATACCTCGATCGAGGAGATTTCCAGCAAGGTGCTGACGACGCTGGGACTGCAGCGCGAGATGTTCTGA
- the tadA gene encoding tRNA adenosine(34) deaminase TadA, which produces MTVGDDAQLARDAHWMRHALALAERAEREFDEIPVGAVLVSAEDEVLGEGWNLNIAEHDPSAHAEIVALRQAGRRLGNHRLVGSRLYVTLEPCAMCAMAVVHARVAELVYAATDPKTGACGSVFDLIADPRHNHRVQVRGGVLATAASTRLTNYFRAKRGKPPLGA; this is translated from the coding sequence ATGACTGTCGGCGACGACGCGCAACTGGCGCGCGACGCGCACTGGATGCGGCACGCGCTGGCCCTGGCCGAGCGCGCCGAGCGCGAGTTCGACGAGATCCCGGTCGGCGCGGTCCTGGTCTCGGCCGAGGATGAGGTGTTGGGCGAGGGCTGGAACCTCAACATCGCCGAACACGATCCCAGCGCGCATGCCGAGATCGTCGCGCTGCGGCAGGCCGGCCGCCGGCTCGGCAACCATCGCCTGGTCGGCAGCCGCCTGTACGTGACTCTGGAACCGTGCGCGATGTGCGCGATGGCGGTGGTGCATGCGCGGGTGGCGGAGCTGGTCTACGCCGCCACCGATCCCAAGACCGGGGCCTGCGGCAGCGTGTTCGACCTGATCGCCGACCCGCGCCACAACCATCGCGTGCAGGTCCGCGGCGGGGTGCTGGCGACGGCGGCCAGCACGCGCCTGACCAACTATTTCCGCGCCAAGCGCGGCAAGCCGCCGCTCGGCGCGTGA